One Defluviimonas sp. SAOS-178_SWC DNA window includes the following coding sequences:
- a CDS encoding TIM barrel protein, producing the protein MIARALNQKTARDLPFEAFLDLAAGLGCVGVEPRNDLGRPLFDGIAPAHAAEMARTRGLRFLGLSEVYGFNVWDDERATQIQALIDIAEAAGAETISLIPSVDARPTRPLRDVMRDILPMVAGRAVLPLIEPIGFETSTLPRKAELVDAIEAVGGVGAFKLVHDTFQHVIAGESELFPHHTGIVHISGISDPDVALDARQDGHRGLICRDDRCDNRGQVRRFLAEGYEGAFSFECTEPGLIAAPDSADIDASFNWLSA; encoded by the coding sequence ATGATCGCGCGGGCGTTGAACCAGAAGACGGCCCGAGATCTTCCGTTCGAGGCTTTTCTCGACCTCGCGGCCGGGCTCGGCTGTGTCGGCGTCGAGCCGCGCAACGACCTGGGACGCCCCCTTTTCGACGGGATCGCGCCCGCGCACGCGGCCGAAATGGCCCGCACGAGGGGACTGCGCTTCCTCGGCCTGTCCGAGGTCTACGGCTTCAACGTCTGGGACGACGAGCGCGCGACACAGATCCAGGCCCTCATCGACATTGCCGAGGCGGCGGGGGCCGAGACGATCAGCCTGATCCCCAGCGTCGACGCTCGGCCGACCCGGCCCCTGCGCGACGTGATGCGGGATATCCTGCCGATGGTCGCGGGCCGGGCGGTCCTGCCCTTGATCGAACCGATCGGATTCGAAACCTCGACTTTGCCGCGCAAAGCCGAACTGGTCGACGCGATCGAAGCGGTCGGGGGTGTGGGCGCCTTCAAGCTGGTCCATGACACGTTCCAGCATGTCATCGCGGGCGAGAGCGAATTGTTCCCCCACCATACCGGCATTGTCCATATCTCCGGCATATCCGATCCCGATGTTGCGCTGGATGCCAGGCAGGATGGCCATCGCGGACTGATCTGCCGGGACGACCGTTGCGACAACAGAGGCCAGGTGCGCCGGTTTCTCGCGGAAGGCTACGAGGGCGCGTTCTCGTTCGAATGCACGGAACCCGGCCTGATTGCCGCTCCGGACAGCGCGGATATCGACGCATCTTTCAACTGGCTTTCGGCCTGA
- a CDS encoding ATP phosphoribosyltransferase regulatory subunit codes for MAAKAEARTEAARLMAAFRDAGAQPVEADILQPAEVLLDLYGEDIRARAYVTNDPLRGEMMLRPDFTVPVVQMHMSDGADPARYCYSGEVFRKQEHLSARKSEYVQVGYEVFDRENPAAADAEVFALFADLLAPLKLRAATGDIGILTEAVRGLRTLESRKAALLRHIWRPRRFTQLLDRFGGRAPVPESRARLLAALRDGTPLTDAPLIGLRSEAEIATRLAALQQDAAAPPIAGEEVARLEDLLNLSAKSPAALAHLRDLAREMPEIGPAVDRLEARLAALAAKGVDVDALDFEASHGRTTLEYYDGFVFSFHAADPDLPPVASGGRYDALTAVLGHGRSIPAVGGVIRPGLVADLGGAPC; via the coding sequence ATGGCGGCGAAGGCGGAAGCCCGGACCGAGGCCGCGCGCCTGATGGCCGCCTTCCGCGACGCGGGTGCCCAGCCGGTCGAGGCCGACATCCTTCAGCCCGCCGAAGTGCTCCTCGACCTTTACGGCGAAGATATCCGCGCCCGCGCCTATGTCACCAACGACCCCTTGCGCGGCGAGATGATGCTGCGCCCCGACTTCACCGTGCCGGTGGTGCAGATGCACATGTCGGACGGGGCGGATCCGGCGCGCTACTGCTACTCGGGCGAGGTCTTCCGCAAGCAGGAACATCTGAGCGCCCGGAAATCCGAATATGTGCAGGTCGGCTACGAGGTCTTCGACCGCGAGAACCCCGCCGCCGCCGATGCCGAGGTCTTCGCGCTGTTCGCCGACCTCCTCGCGCCGCTCAAGCTGCGGGCCGCGACCGGCGATATCGGCATCCTGACCGAGGCGGTGCGCGGGCTAAGGACGCTCGAAAGCCGCAAGGCGGCGCTTCTACGCCATATCTGGCGGCCGCGCCGCTTCACCCAGTTGCTCGACCGCTTCGGCGGCCGCGCGCCGGTCCCGGAAAGCCGCGCGCGCCTCCTCGCCGCGCTCCGGGACGGCACGCCTCTGACCGACGCCCCGCTCATCGGTCTGCGCTCCGAGGCCGAGATCGCGACCCGCCTTGCCGCTCTTCAGCAGGATGCCGCCGCCCCGCCGATCGCGGGCGAGGAGGTCGCGCGGCTCGAAGACCTCCTGAACCTCTCTGCGAAATCGCCCGCCGCCCTCGCGCATCTCCGCGACCTCGCGCGCGAGATGCCGGAGATCGGCCCCGCCGTGGACCGGCTCGAAGCGCGGCTCGCGGCCCTTGCGGCGAAGGGCGTCGACGTGGATGCCCTCGATTTCGAGGCGAGCCACGGCCGCACCACGCTCGAATATTACGACGGTTTCGTGTTTTCCTTTCATGCCGCCGACCCCGACCTGCCGCCGGTGGCCTCGGGCGGGCGCTACGACGCGCTGACGGCGGTCCTCGGTCACGGCCGCTCGATCCCCGCCGTGGGCGGCGTGATCCGGCCCGGCCTCGTCGCCGATCTTGGGGGCGCGCCATGCTGA
- a CDS encoding DUF1489 family protein, protein MAGFVNLLKLCVGADSVEDLLDWQRTHPAPYPTGERRHVTRMWPKREAEVLAGGSLYWVIKGVILCRQRIVRLDEVDRGDGIRRCGIVMEPEVIRTEAAARRPFQGWRYLDPADSPRDLPQIRAADSTLPEEMALALAEIGLR, encoded by the coding sequence ATGGCCGGATTCGTGAACCTGTTGAAGCTCTGCGTCGGCGCGGATTCCGTCGAGGATCTGCTCGACTGGCAGCGCACGCATCCCGCGCCCTACCCTACCGGAGAGCGCCGCCACGTCACCCGGATGTGGCCGAAGCGCGAGGCCGAGGTGCTGGCGGGCGGATCACTTTACTGGGTCATCAAGGGGGTGATCCTCTGCCGCCAGCGGATCGTGCGGCTCGACGAGGTGGATCGCGGCGATGGCATCCGCCGCTGCGGGATCGTGATGGAGCCGGAGGTGATCCGCACCGAAGCGGCGGCGCGACGGCCGTTCCAGGGCTGGCGCTATCTCGATCCGGCGGACAGCCCGCGCGACCTGCCGCAGATCCGCGCCGCCGACAGTACGCTGCCCGAGGAGATGGCGCTGGCGCTGGCCGAGATCGGGCTGCGCTGA
- the iolB gene encoding 5-deoxy-glucuronate isomerase, whose translation MADLLKKPFGTHGKVHQITPESAGWRYVGFGLYKLRPGETAAEATGRNEVIVVMVEGKATFKAAGQDWGELGHRINVFEKTPPHCLYVPNDDAWEATATTDCTIAVCAAPGRSGHTARRIGPDGITLTERGKGTNTRYINNIAMENEDYCDSLLVTEVFTPDGHWSSYPSHRHDEDDFPNSTYLEETYYHRLNPENGFGIQRVYTEDGTLDETMAVSDGDVVCVPRGHHPCGAPYGFEMYYLNVMAGPLRKWRFIPDPAAKWIMDRDA comes from the coding sequence ATGGCAGACCTGTTGAAAAAGCCCTTCGGCACCCATGGAAAGGTGCACCAGATCACGCCCGAAAGCGCAGGCTGGCGCTATGTGGGCTTCGGTCTTTACAAGCTGCGGCCCGGAGAGACAGCGGCGGAGGCCACGGGCCGCAATGAGGTGATCGTGGTCATGGTCGAAGGCAAGGCGACCTTCAAGGCGGCCGGACAGGACTGGGGCGAGCTGGGCCACCGGATCAACGTATTCGAGAAGACGCCGCCGCATTGCCTGTATGTCCCGAATGACGACGCGTGGGAGGCGACGGCCACGACCGACTGTACCATTGCCGTTTGTGCGGCCCCCGGTCGTTCCGGCCACACGGCGCGGCGCATCGGTCCGGACGGCATCACGCTCACCGAGCGTGGCAAGGGCACAAACACGCGCTATATCAACAACATAGCGATGGAAAATGAAGACTATTGCGACAGCCTGCTCGTGACCGAAGTCTTTACGCCTGACGGGCATTGGTCGAGCTATCCGAGCCACCGCCACGACGAGGACGATTTTCCGAACAGCACCTATCTCGAAGAGACCTACTATCATCGGCTGAACCCGGAAAATGGGTTCGGGATACAGCGCGTCTACACGGAAGATGGCACCCTCGACGAGACCATGGCGGTTTCAGATGGCGATGTGGTCTGCGTTCCGCGCGGCCACCACCCGTGCGGCGCGCCCTATGGGTTCGAGATGTATTACCTCAACGTGATGGCCGGTCCATTGCGCAAGTGGCGCTTCATTCCCGATCCGGCGGCCAAGTGGATCATGGACCGCGACGCATGA
- the hisS gene encoding histidine--tRNA ligase — MAKEKGPRRPRAETPKGFRDYFGAEVAERKAMLDTIAGVYHRYGFDPLETSAVETVEALGKYLPDVDRPNEGVFAWQDEDQDWLALRYDLTAPLARVAAQYRNDLPSPYRRYAMGPVWRNEKPGPGRFRQFYQCDADTVGSGSVAADAEICAMLSDVFETLGLGGDYVVRVNNRKVLNGVMEVAGVLDPADPEKFAHERGIVMRAIDKFDKFGEAGVRALIGKGRMDESGDFTKGAGLSDEQADTVMGFMNAKAGDNEATILRLKTLVGGSATGQEGVQELQDIASLLAAQGYGPDRIVIDPSVVRGLGYYTGPVFEAELTFEITDEKGRPRQFGSVAGGGRYDDLVKRFTGQSVPATGVSIGVDRLLAALHAKGRVAADTRGPVIVTVMDRDRMADYQAMATELRRAGIRAEVYLGNPKNFGNQLKYADKRNAPIAVIEGADEAARGVVQLKDLYLGAKIAAEASHEEWKSQPAQTEVARADLVAEVRRLLGMA; from the coding sequence ATGGCCAAGGAAAAGGGACCGAGAAGACCGCGCGCGGAAACGCCGAAGGGCTTTCGCGACTATTTCGGCGCCGAGGTGGCCGAACGCAAGGCCATGCTCGACACGATCGCCGGGGTCTATCACCGCTACGGTTTCGATCCACTGGAAACCTCGGCCGTCGAGACGGTCGAGGCGCTCGGCAAGTACCTGCCCGATGTCGACCGCCCGAACGAGGGCGTCTTCGCCTGGCAGGACGAGGATCAGGACTGGCTGGCGCTCCGCTACGACCTGACCGCCCCGCTCGCACGCGTTGCCGCGCAGTACCGCAATGACCTGCCGAGCCCCTACCGGCGCTACGCGATGGGCCCGGTCTGGCGCAACGAGAAGCCGGGGCCGGGACGGTTCCGGCAGTTCTACCAATGCGATGCCGATACGGTCGGTTCAGGTTCCGTCGCGGCGGATGCAGAGATCTGCGCGATGCTCTCCGACGTGTTCGAGACGTTGGGGCTAGGTGGCGATTACGTCGTGCGGGTGAACAACCGGAAAGTCCTGAACGGCGTGATGGAGGTCGCGGGCGTGCTCGACCCCGCCGATCCCGAGAAGTTCGCCCATGAGCGCGGGATCGTGATGCGCGCCATCGACAAGTTCGACAAGTTCGGCGAGGCGGGCGTCCGCGCGCTGATCGGCAAGGGCCGGATGGACGAGAGCGGTGATTTCACCAAGGGCGCGGGACTTTCGGACGAACAGGCCGACACCGTCATGGGGTTCATGAACGCCAAGGCCGGCGACAACGAAGCGACGATCCTCAGGCTGAAGACGCTCGTCGGCGGTTCTGCCACGGGGCAGGAGGGCGTGCAGGAACTGCAAGACATCGCCTCTCTCCTCGCCGCCCAAGGCTACGGCCCCGACCGCATCGTCATCGACCCCTCGGTCGTCCGTGGCCTCGGCTACTATACCGGCCCGGTCTTCGAGGCCGAACTGACCTTCGAGATCACCGACGAGAAGGGCCGGCCGCGTCAGTTCGGCTCCGTCGCCGGCGGCGGTCGCTACGATGACCTCGTCAAGCGCTTCACCGGCCAGTCGGTGCCCGCGACCGGCGTCTCGATCGGGGTGGACCGGCTTCTCGCGGCGCTTCACGCCAAGGGCCGGGTCGCTGCCGATACACGCGGCCCGGTGATCGTCACCGTCATGGATCGTGACCGCATGGCCGACTACCAGGCGATGGCGACCGAGCTGCGTCGGGCGGGGATTCGCGCCGAGGTCTATCTCGGCAACCCGAAGAACTTCGGCAACCAGCTCAAATACGCCGACAAGCGCAACGCCCCGATTGCCGTGATCGAAGGCGCCGACGAGGCCGCGCGCGGTGTCGTCCAGCTCAAGGACCTCTACCTCGGTGCGAAGATCGCCGCCGAAGCCTCTCACGAGGAATGGAAAAGCCAGCCCGCCCAGACCGAGGTCGCGCGCGCCGACCTCGTCGCCGAGGTGCGCCGCCTTCTGGGGATGGCCTGA
- a CDS encoding SlyX family protein, which produces MNERLEKAEEEIAHLRRAVDDLSEVITGQSREIDLLTRRVRLLMERAAEAEAEASGTIPLADQKPPHW; this is translated from the coding sequence ATGAACGAGCGGTTGGAAAAGGCGGAAGAGGAGATCGCGCATCTGAGGCGCGCGGTTGACGACCTTTCAGAGGTCATCACGGGGCAGTCGCGCGAGATCGACCTCCTGACCCGTCGCGTGCGGCTCTTGATGGAGCGCGCGGCGGAAGCGGAAGCCGAGGCATCGGGGACCATCCCGCTTGCCGATCAGAAACCGCCGCACTGGTGA
- a CDS encoding adenosylcobalamin-dependent ribonucleoside-diphosphate reductase: MSRFAAPIAEQIWDMKYRFKSADGTPIDGTVEDSWRRIARAVAVVEKTPPEWEDRFYAALEDFRFLPAGRITAGAGTGRSVTLFNCFVMGTIPDNMGGIFDALKEAALTMQQGGGIGYDFSTIRPRGAEVKGVAADASGPLSFMDVWDAMCRTIMSAGSRRGAMMATIRCDHPDVEAFIEAKQDAARLRMFNLSVLVTDPFMAAVKADGPWELVFDDKVYKTVQARDLWNRIMRATYDYAEPGVIFIDRINAANNLNYVETIAATNPCGEQPLPPYGACLLGSVNLARLVTDPFGNGAGLDEEALDELTRTAVRMMDNVVDASRFPLPEQEAEARAKRRIGLGVTGLADALLMVGLRYGSEEAARQTEVWMHRIARAAYLASVELAKEKGAFPLFDAEKYLASGNMRHMDADVRDAVREHGIRNALLTSIAPTGTISLYAGNVSSGIEPVFAYAYKRKVLQKDGSRTEEEVVDYAVQLWRERFGDRPLPEHFVNAQTLPPLDHVRMQAVAQKWVDSSISKTINCPEEISFEAFKDIYMAAWDQGCKGCTTYRPNAVTGSVLSVEPENKEVSDPQAVSHRIKVAMESADISTQQQLADAAGLSKSYVSQLLSGSRAVSRDSVERLAAALNVSPAWLMFGDGTAPEVLSKDGAEPLTPHGDVIYLSEPLDRPQSLEGATYKLKWPDSEHAIYITINDIVQGGHRRPFEVFINSKNMEHFAWTVALTRMISAVFRRGGDVSFVVEELKAVFDPRGGAWMQGRYIPSILAAIGGVIERHMIAIGFLEGEGLGLKSDPKAQALAVGDAPRGPACPSCGQFGMQMIEGCMTCPSCGHSKCG; encoded by the coding sequence ATGAGCCGTTTCGCCGCCCCGATCGCCGAGCAAATCTGGGACATGAAGTATCGCTTCAAGTCGGCGGACGGCACACCCATCGACGGTACGGTCGAGGACAGCTGGCGCCGTATCGCCCGCGCCGTCGCCGTGGTCGAGAAGACGCCCCCCGAATGGGAGGATCGCTTCTACGCCGCTCTCGAGGATTTCCGGTTCCTCCCCGCCGGCCGGATCACCGCCGGCGCCGGCACCGGCCGGTCGGTGACGCTTTTCAACTGCTTCGTCATGGGCACGATCCCCGACAACATGGGCGGCATCTTCGACGCGCTGAAGGAAGCCGCGCTGACGATGCAGCAGGGCGGCGGCATCGGTTACGACTTCTCCACCATCCGTCCGCGCGGGGCGGAGGTGAAGGGCGTGGCCGCCGACGCCTCCGGTCCGCTCAGCTTCATGGATGTCTGGGACGCGATGTGCCGCACGATCATGTCGGCCGGCTCGCGGCGTGGCGCGATGATGGCGACGATACGCTGCGATCACCCCGATGTCGAGGCCTTCATCGAGGCCAAGCAGGATGCCGCGCGGCTCAGGATGTTCAACCTCTCGGTTCTTGTCACCGATCCCTTCATGGCGGCGGTCAAGGCCGATGGCCCGTGGGAACTGGTCTTCGACGACAAGGTTTACAAGACCGTGCAGGCGCGCGACCTCTGGAACCGGATCATGCGCGCGACCTACGATTACGCCGAGCCGGGCGTGATCTTCATCGACCGCATCAACGCCGCGAACAACCTCAACTATGTGGAGACCATCGCCGCCACCAATCCCTGCGGCGAACAGCCCCTGCCGCCCTATGGCGCCTGTCTTCTGGGCTCGGTCAACCTCGCCCGGCTGGTGACGGACCCGTTCGGCAACGGCGCCGGGCTTGACGAGGAGGCGCTGGACGAGCTCACCCGTACCGCCGTGCGGATGATGGACAATGTCGTCGACGCCTCGCGCTTCCCGCTGCCGGAGCAGGAGGCGGAGGCACGGGCCAAGCGCCGCATCGGCCTCGGCGTGACCGGGCTTGCCGACGCGCTGCTGATGGTCGGGCTGCGCTACGGGTCGGAAGAGGCGGCCCGGCAGACTGAAGTATGGATGCACAGGATCGCGCGGGCGGCCTACCTCGCCTCGGTGGAGCTTGCGAAGGAGAAGGGCGCGTTCCCCCTGTTCGACGCCGAGAAATACCTCGCCTCGGGCAACATGAGGCACATGGATGCGGATGTGCGCGACGCGGTTCGAGAACATGGCATCCGCAACGCGCTGCTGACCTCGATCGCGCCGACGGGGACGATCTCGCTTTACGCCGGCAACGTCTCCTCCGGGATCGAGCCGGTCTTCGCCTATGCCTACAAGCGCAAGGTGCTGCAAAAGGACGGCTCGCGGACCGAGGAAGAGGTGGTCGACTACGCCGTCCAGCTCTGGCGCGAACGCTTCGGCGACAGGCCGCTGCCCGAACATTTCGTCAACGCCCAGACCCTGCCGCCGCTCGACCATGTGCGGATGCAGGCGGTGGCGCAGAAATGGGTGGATTCGTCGATCTCCAAGACCATCAACTGCCCCGAGGAGATCAGCTTCGAGGCCTTCAAGGACATCTACATGGCGGCCTGGGACCAGGGCTGCAAGGGCTGCACCACCTACCGCCCGAACGCGGTGACGGGGAGTGTGTTGAGTGTTGAACCGGAGAACAAAGAAGTAAGCGACCCGCAAGCAGTTTCTCACCGTATTAAGGTGGCAATGGAGTCTGCGGATATATCTACTCAGCAGCAATTGGCTGATGCGGCAGGCTTGTCCAAATCCTATGTTAGTCAGCTGCTGTCTGGCTCTCGCGCTGTCAGTCGTGACTCGGTTGAGAGATTGGCGGCCGCTCTGAATGTAAGCCCAGCGTGGCTAATGTTTGGAGACGGGACTGCCCCCGAAGTCCTCTCCAAGGACGGCGCCGAACCGCTCACCCCGCATGGCGACGTGATCTACCTTTCCGAACCCCTCGACCGGCCGCAATCGCTGGAAGGCGCGACCTACAAGCTCAAATGGCCCGACAGCGAACACGCGATCTACATCACGATCAACGACATTGTCCAAGGCGGCCACCGGCGGCCCTTCGAGGTCTTCATCAACTCCAAGAACATGGAGCATTTCGCCTGGACCGTCGCGCTGACGCGCATGATCTCGGCCGTGTTCCGCAGGGGCGGCGACGTGTCTTTCGTCGTCGAGGAGCTGAAGGCCGTCTTCGATCCGCGCGGCGGGGCGTGGATGCAGGGCCGCTACATTCCTTCCATCCTCGCGGCCATCGGCGGGGTGATCGAACGCCACATGATCGCCATCGGCTTTCTGGAAGGCGAGGGGCTCGGCCTCAAATCCGATCCCAAGGCGCAGGCGCTGGCGGTGGGCGACGCGCCGCGCGGACCGGCCTGCCCCTCCTGCGGGCAGTTCGGCATGCAGATGATCGAAGGCTGCATGACCTGCCCGTCCTGCGGCCATTCGAAATGCGGCTGA
- a CDS encoding AbrB family transcriptional regulator: MPHLIERVFGAPHWPTVFLTYAAGTAGGMAAQALHLPLPMLLGSLLAVGAASVGGLRPLGHLPQAPQKIRMIFVPIIGIAIGGAARPEILQEAPHWVPSLLVLCLFIPIVHYLGYRAIRATGRTDAVTAFYGAAPGGLVETVQLGEEAGADVQMLAMLQFLRLILTIVLVPVAFSWMEGHAVGSAGGAAVAGHELKLTDVAILTIAAVLGAVIGVQLKLPAGQALGPILLSAAAHMAGWTESVPPGAMIAAAQVVIGTSLGVRFAGMPKQRILEALQLSLMNGVISIGGAAAVAFLIAPLVGEPARGVFLAFAPGGLVEMGLIALSLKMSILYVTAHHLLRIILAVSFARGFGRRIG; encoded by the coding sequence ATGCCCCATCTCATCGAGCGCGTCTTCGGCGCCCCGCACTGGCCGACCGTCTTCCTGACCTACGCGGCGGGAACGGCCGGCGGGATGGCCGCCCAGGCCCTGCACCTGCCGTTGCCGATGCTCCTCGGTTCCCTTCTGGCGGTTGGCGCGGCGTCGGTCGGCGGCCTCCGGCCCCTCGGTCATCTGCCGCAGGCGCCGCAAAAGATCCGGATGATCTTCGTGCCGATCATCGGGATTGCCATCGGCGGCGCGGCGCGGCCCGAGATCCTGCAGGAAGCGCCCCACTGGGTGCCCTCGCTCCTCGTGCTCTGCCTCTTCATTCCGATCGTCCACTATCTCGGTTACCGCGCGATCAGGGCCACCGGCCGGACCGACGCCGTGACCGCGTTCTACGGGGCCGCGCCGGGCGGGCTGGTCGAAACCGTGCAGCTCGGAGAGGAGGCCGGCGCGGATGTGCAGATGCTCGCCATGCTGCAATTCCTGCGGCTGATCCTCACCATCGTTCTGGTGCCGGTGGCGTTTTCCTGGATGGAAGGCCATGCGGTGGGTTCGGCCGGCGGGGCTGCCGTGGCGGGGCATGAGCTCAAGCTGACGGACGTCGCGATCCTGACAATTGCGGCAGTCTTGGGGGCAGTGATCGGCGTGCAGCTGAAGCTGCCGGCCGGCCAGGCCCTCGGCCCGATCCTCCTTTCAGCTGCGGCGCATATGGCGGGGTGGACTGAATCGGTGCCACCAGGCGCCATGATCGCGGCGGCGCAGGTCGTGATCGGCACCTCCCTCGGCGTCCGCTTCGCCGGCATGCCGAAGCAGCGTATCCTCGAAGCGCTTCAGCTTTCCCTGATGAACGGCGTGATCAGCATCGGCGGCGCGGCGGCGGTCGCCTTCCTGATCGCGCCCCTCGTCGGCGAGCCGGCGCGCGGGGTCTTCCTTGCCTTCGCGCCGGGCGGGCTGGTCGAGATGGGGTTGATCGCGCTGTCGCTGAAGATGTCCATCCTCTACGTGACGGCGCATCATCTCCTGCGGATCATCCTTGCGGTCAGTTTCGCGCGAGGTTTCGGGCGGCGGATCGGCTAG
- the hisG gene encoding ATP phosphoribosyltransferase, giving the protein MLKLGVPSKGRLMDQTFDWFGARGVTLRRTGSDREYAGAVDGADGLELVLLSAGEIPRELAAGRIHLGVTGSDLVRDKLADWDRQVAELAPMGFGHADLIIAVPAAWPDVDTLDDLDAAASAFRRAHGHRLRIATKYHRLVRDFLAANGVADYQLVDSQGATEGTVKNLTAEAIADITSTGETLRANHLKILTDGLIHQSQATLYAARAADWGNGAETVLADLAGRLGLDPVRV; this is encoded by the coding sequence ATGCTGAAACTCGGTGTCCCCTCCAAGGGCCGGCTGATGGACCAGACCTTCGACTGGTTCGGCGCGCGCGGCGTCACGCTGCGGCGCACCGGGTCCGACCGCGAATATGCCGGGGCCGTCGATGGCGCCGACGGGCTTGAACTCGTCCTCCTCTCGGCCGGCGAAATTCCCCGCGAACTCGCTGCGGGGCGCATTCATCTTGGCGTCACCGGTTCCGACCTCGTCCGCGACAAGCTGGCCGACTGGGACCGGCAGGTCGCGGAACTCGCGCCGATGGGCTTTGGCCATGCTGACCTCATCATCGCCGTCCCCGCCGCCTGGCCCGACGTCGACACGCTCGACGACCTCGACGCCGCCGCCTCTGCCTTCCGCCGCGCGCATGGCCACCGGCTGCGCATCGCGACGAAATACCACCGTCTGGTGCGTGACTTCCTGGCCGCGAACGGTGTCGCCGACTACCAGCTCGTCGACAGTCAGGGCGCGACCGAGGGCACGGTGAAGAACCTCACCGCCGAGGCCATCGCCGACATCACCTCGACCGGCGAGACGCTGCGCGCCAACCACCTGAAGATCCTGACCGACGGCCTCATCCACCAGAGCCAGGCGACGCTCTACGCCGCCCGCGCCGCCGACTGGGGCAACGGCGCCGAAACCGTACTTGCCGATCTGGCCGGGCGCTTGGGGCTCGACCCGGTCCGCGTCTGA